A genomic segment from Vagococcus zengguangii encodes:
- a CDS encoding helix-turn-helix transcriptional regulator, with protein MKNIIKELRKAKKLSQDELAKTCEVSRQTINAIENNKYDPTLQLAFKLAEVLETTVDQLFTAE; from the coding sequence ATGAAAAATATCATTAAAGAACTACGTAAAGCCAAGAAACTATCGCAAGATGAATTAGCGAAAACCTGTGAGGTCAGTCGCCAAACGATTAATGCGATTGAAAATAACAAGTATGATCCCACTTTACAACTCGCATTTAAATTGGCAGAGGTCTTAGAGACAACAGTGGACCAACTATTTACAGCGGAATAA
- a CDS encoding putative ABC transporter permease gives MAQLFITFIIYAFIGWLWETVYCSFKARHFVYRGFLLGPYCPVYGFAVVSVPLLVPKNYGTLLNLYFNTVVIVTLIEYVTSWLLEKLFNMQLWNYKEVPLNIEGRVAVPVSMFWGIGCVFLIKVIQPVIHELTTSFLNATANWGVIVMASVFILDLLSTLTFTYTTKAEVAKVIDQTDTENAVFKEYRLAQLFKNRREHPTRQKLLYHLNRHYHWQQHTLRRITKNYPNIYFKKKS, from the coding sequence ATCGCACAATTATTTATTACCTTTATTATTTATGCGTTTATCGGCTGGCTTTGGGAGACCGTTTATTGTTCTTTTAAGGCACGCCACTTTGTCTATCGTGGCTTTTTACTCGGCCCATATTGCCCAGTTTACGGCTTTGCGGTTGTCTCCGTGCCACTGCTAGTACCTAAAAATTACGGCACGCTACTTAATCTGTATTTCAACACGGTTGTCATTGTGACTTTAATTGAATACGTGACAAGCTGGCTCTTAGAAAAATTATTCAACATGCAATTATGGAATTATAAAGAAGTACCACTTAACATCGAAGGACGGGTAGCCGTTCCGGTGTCTATGTTTTGGGGCATTGGCTGTGTCTTTCTAATTAAAGTCATCCAACCTGTGATTCACGAACTAACGACGAGCTTTTTAAACGCAACCGCAAACTGGGGCGTTATCGTGATGGCGAGTGTCTTTATCTTAGATTTACTTTCCACTCTCACTTTCACTTACACAACCAAAGCCGAAGTTGCGAAAGTGATTGATCAGACGGACACTGAAAACGCGGTCTTCAAAGAGTACCGCTTAGCCCAACTTTTCAAAAATCGACGCGAACATCCAACACGCCAAAAACTGTTATACCATTTGAACAGACATTACCATTGGCAACAACACACTTTGCGTCGCATTACGAAAAACTATCCGAATATTTATTTCAAGAAAAAATCCTGA
- the tsaE gene encoding tRNA (adenosine(37)-N6)-threonylcarbamoyltransferase complex ATPase subunit type 1 TsaE: protein MEKYLKNEEEMLAVGQIIGEHLQAGDVLVLTGELGAGKTTMTKGIALGLEITQMIKSPTYTIVREYPKGRLPLYHMDVYRLAEGEGESFGLEEYFEREGVVIMEWGNNLLDELPEDYIEIFLNYHETEGRTLRIEGQGITGKERAQVLNELMR, encoded by the coding sequence ATGGAAAAGTATTTAAAAAATGAAGAAGAGATGTTGGCGGTTGGTCAGATAATCGGAGAACACTTGCAGGCAGGCGATGTACTGGTCTTAACGGGTGAGTTAGGTGCCGGCAAAACAACGATGACTAAAGGAATTGCGTTAGGTCTTGAGATTACCCAAATGATTAAAAGTCCGACGTATACGATTGTCCGTGAGTATCCTAAAGGTCGTTTGCCACTTTATCATATGGATGTGTATCGTTTGGCTGAAGGTGAAGGCGAAAGTTTTGGACTTGAAGAATACTTTGAGCGAGAAGGTGTGGTCATTATGGAGTGGGGCAATAATTTGCTAGATGAATTGCCAGAAGATTATATTGAAATCTTCTTAAACTATCATGAAACAGAAGGACGTACGTTACGAATAGAAGGGCAAGGAATAACTGGTAAGGAACGTGCACAAGTATTAAACGAATTAATGCGATAA
- a CDS encoding IS1182 family transposase, giving the protein MYSNYNMNQLSLDITTSYIPEKNNTAWFINELVETLKIKESYLFGRPRQYNLSAMLKLVLFAYTRSVFSSRKIAQLAEESLPARWLTQEMMPSYRTIARFRISDELEGLINQGLEQLTAYLRQQNMIDDAIFIDGTKILADANKFSFVWKKSTIRFDAMNREATVSLMNELKEAYSSSHIPDGSNLSLDMVDEVLTRLEFRLEELEKQIETTPKLSPNPAKQERRSLKSTKRKLAARRAKMLEHQKQFKTFGKRNSFSKTDHDATFMRVKEDHMKNGQLKPAYNLQIATSKQFIVGYDVYQNPTDTKTLIPFLEKMNLAEKDAMYIVADAGYGSESNYQYLEDKLSQHTSLIPYGTMLKENSKKWQSDDKKVMNWFYEEKEDYYIDPKGVRFNFNKYRKRTDTDGFSRDFKEYVAEKYDENREEIPAALTAKGHIRKIMINPSWEYYKAKQRDFLSTKETGKIYAKRKIDVEPVFGRMKASLGFTRFSVRGLGKVLKETGIVSLALNMMKLASWETQKDIENRKNPKQTKNNTFCPFRIFYFRLITLTFVTASLLSH; this is encoded by the coding sequence ATGTATTCTAATTATAACATGAATCAGTTAAGTTTGGATATTACAACTTCATATATTCCAGAAAAAAATAATACGGCTTGGTTTATTAACGAGCTAGTTGAAACATTAAAAATCAAAGAATCTTATTTATTCGGAAGACCACGTCAATATAATTTATCTGCTATGTTAAAGCTGGTCTTATTTGCGTACACACGCAGTGTTTTTAGTAGTCGTAAAATTGCTCAATTGGCTGAAGAGAGCCTACCGGCTCGTTGGTTAACACAAGAAATGATGCCTTCTTATCGAACGATTGCACGCTTTAGAATATCTGATGAATTAGAAGGTCTTATTAATCAAGGCTTGGAGCAGCTAACCGCTTATTTACGTCAACAAAACATGATTGATGATGCCATTTTTATTGATGGAACTAAAATTTTAGCTGATGCCAATAAATTTAGTTTTGTTTGGAAGAAAAGCACGATTCGTTTCGATGCGATGAATCGAGAAGCAACCGTCTCTTTAATGAATGAATTAAAAGAGGCTTATTCGTCGTCTCATATACCAGATGGTTCTAATCTGTCTTTAGATATGGTTGATGAAGTTCTAACTCGTTTAGAATTCAGATTAGAAGAATTAGAAAAACAAATTGAAACAACACCTAAGCTTTCTCCCAACCCTGCTAAACAAGAACGACGTTCTTTAAAATCAACTAAAAGAAAATTAGCTGCACGTCGAGCTAAAATGCTAGAACATCAAAAGCAATTTAAGACTTTCGGGAAACGAAACAGCTTTTCAAAAACTGATCACGATGCCACTTTCATGAGAGTAAAAGAAGATCACATGAAAAATGGTCAGCTTAAGCCAGCTTATAATCTGCAAATTGCTACGAGCAAGCAATTTATCGTAGGCTATGATGTTTACCAAAATCCAACAGATACTAAAACGTTAATCCCTTTCTTAGAAAAAATGAATTTAGCAGAAAAGGATGCCATGTATATAGTAGCAGATGCAGGTTATGGTTCAGAAAGTAACTATCAATATCTAGAAGACAAATTATCTCAACATACCTCATTAATCCCGTACGGGACAATGTTGAAAGAAAATAGTAAGAAATGGCAGTCAGATGATAAAAAGGTAATGAATTGGTTTTACGAAGAAAAAGAAGACTATTATATTGACCCAAAAGGAGTCCGTTTTAATTTTAATAAGTATCGAAAACGCACAGACACAGACGGTTTTTCACGTGATTTCAAGGAATATGTGGCAGAAAAATATGACGAAAATCGTGAAGAAATTCCTGCTGCGTTAACAGCCAAAGGCCACATAAGAAAAATAATGATTAATCCTTCATGGGAATATTATAAAGCGAAGCAACGAGATTTTCTTTCAACGAAAGAAACTGGAAAAATTTACGCTAAACGTAAGATTGATGTGGAACCAGTTTTCGGACGGATGAAGGCTTCTTTGGGCTTCACTCGTTTCTCTGTGAGAGGACTTGGAAAAGTTCTCAAGGAAACCGGTATTGTTTCCTTGGCGCTAAATATGATGAAATTAGCGTCTTGGGAGACGCAGAAAGACATAGAAAATAGAAAAAATCCGAAACAAACGAAAAATAACACTTTTTGTCCGTTTCGGATTTTTTATTTTAGACTAATAACACTAACTTTTGTCACAGCCTCTTTATTATCGCATTAA
- a CDS encoding BglG family transcription antiterminator: protein MKYLLQERMNKILMMIYENDVVPLADIMSQFNISDRTIRNDIKELNAYLEKYGAKIVLLRKKGYTIESKKRLDALYHDISQHEQHHLSVDSLENRIFLVINYLLSQTDYCSMAELCRVVYVSPSTMTSYLRTIKENLERYHLTLLSKNNLGYKITGSEQDFRRYIFDYLIDKNAPNYMTIFSPYEMTLFNHVDLENLYNISLTYFPPATYPFNDYSRKNFIIQTAIMLNRLIQQHPSDKLINDKSTATFANQSLNKMLAKLENIYHINISTNNKKWLLSKIWPNLMTDRDYHPGSAPFAALVTAFIEQIKHDAQLDFSNDQTLINDLNNHLATYLPVKANNPEKINPLMKGIKNKYAYAYKICRHAVKQLPIFKPFKLSEHDIGYIALHIAAALERRKNSQPRLTKVVILCSQGFSTSRLIEAKIKQHFYESINIINLLSYAEYKAKPPDNIDLIISTMPIKRSNIPVFYFDLLHVNKSITLLTEQLEEQNKHQQLLSHLFHPSLFFHTRRSYTKLEAIHFLIEQYNLNSEEVSYFTKNILEREDTNPTNISPFVAIPHIIDEKIKESQLLTLITDHAIKWDSQNSVKIIFLMLISPKDNNLLQQFMDWVSDLLDNLPKQEQLSYATSYQDFFKIISEDD from the coding sequence ATGAAATATTTATTACAAGAACGTATGAATAAGATATTGATGATGATTTATGAAAACGATGTTGTCCCTCTTGCTGACATTATGAGCCAGTTCAACATTTCTGATCGTACCATTCGCAACGATATTAAAGAATTAAATGCTTATTTAGAAAAGTATGGTGCAAAAATTGTATTGCTAAGAAAAAAAGGTTATACCATTGAGTCTAAAAAAAGGTTGGATGCTCTGTATCATGATATCAGTCAACACGAGCAACACCATCTGTCCGTTGACTCACTTGAAAATCGCATTTTTTTAGTTATTAACTACTTACTGAGTCAAACAGATTACTGTTCCATGGCAGAATTATGCCGCGTTGTTTACGTTAGTCCTTCCACGATGACCAGCTATCTACGCACAATCAAAGAAAATTTGGAACGCTATCATTTAACGTTATTATCCAAAAATAATCTTGGTTATAAAATAACTGGTTCCGAACAAGATTTTCGTCGTTACATTTTTGACTACTTAATTGATAAAAACGCCCCCAATTACATGACCATTTTTTCGCCTTATGAAATGACCCTGTTTAATCATGTCGACTTGGAGAATCTCTACAATATTAGCTTAACGTACTTCCCACCTGCTACTTATCCATTTAATGACTATTCCCGAAAAAATTTTATTATTCAAACGGCTATTATGTTAAATCGTCTTATTCAACAGCATCCTTCTGACAAACTAATAAATGACAAATCTACCGCTACATTTGCTAATCAATCCCTCAACAAGATGTTAGCTAAACTTGAAAATATTTATCATATCAATATTAGTACCAATAATAAAAAATGGCTGTTATCTAAAATATGGCCTAACCTAATGACCGATCGTGATTATCATCCGGGTAGTGCCCCTTTTGCTGCATTAGTCACAGCTTTTATCGAGCAAATTAAACATGATGCTCAACTAGACTTCTCTAATGATCAAACGCTTATCAATGATTTGAATAACCACCTTGCTACTTACTTACCTGTCAAAGCGAATAATCCAGAGAAAATCAACCCTTTGATGAAGGGCATTAAAAATAAATACGCCTATGCTTATAAAATATGTCGTCACGCGGTTAAACAGCTACCTATTTTTAAACCCTTTAAATTAAGTGAACATGACATTGGTTATATAGCGTTACATATTGCTGCAGCTTTGGAACGTCGTAAAAATTCTCAACCACGTTTGACAAAAGTTGTCATTTTATGTAGCCAAGGTTTTTCAACTAGCCGTTTAATTGAAGCCAAAATCAAACAGCATTTTTATGAGTCTATCAACATTATTAACCTTCTATCTTATGCAGAATATAAAGCTAAACCGCCCGATAACATTGACTTAATTATTTCAACGATGCCCATCAAACGTTCAAATATTCCTGTTTTTTATTTTGATTTATTACACGTCAATAAGAGTATCACCTTATTGACCGAACAACTTGAAGAACAAAACAAACATCAGCAACTACTCTCCCATTTATTCCACCCGTCCCTTTTCTTTCATACAAGACGTTCCTATACGAAACTTGAAGCCATCCATTTTTTAATCGAACAATATAACCTTAATTCGGAAGAAGTTTCTTATTTCACGAAAAATATTCTCGAAAGAGAAGACACTAACCCTACCAATATTAGTCCATTTGTTGCAATTCCTCATATTATTGATGAAAAAATCAAAGAGTCACAACTTTTGACCTTAATTACTGATCACGCGATTAAATGGGATAGTCAAAATAGTGTCAAAATTATCTTTTTGATGCTAATTTCTCCTAAAGACAACAACCTATTACAACAATTTATGGATTGGGTTTCTGATTTGCTTGATAATCTTCCTAAGCAAGAACAGCTTAGCTACGCAACTAGTTACCAAGATTTCTTTAAAATAATAAGTGAAGACGATTAA
- a CDS encoding YhdH/YhfP family quinone oxidoreductase, translating to MTYQCLEFQKDELSGKVIPVLTKKDVSATQEEEVQIKVHYSSVNYKDALASDHVKNGVIAHYPLVGGIDLSGEIINSKDERFKVGDRVVVTGYGLGVSHPGGYSEIAQVPADWVTKLPSNLTTKEAMIYGTAGITAALSIEALLKNGLAENFDARLLVTGATGGVGSLAISILNHMGYRNISALSRKKGTADDYLLRIGAHHIVTLEELTPEKVRPLMKQQFDFILDAVGGEQLIILLPQLAYGGCITLCGNAAGIKLNTTVLPFILRGISMIGIDSVNITPEKREHMWEMLANKMKPDTLETFVKDEVSLEKLPATFTQLLDGTMVGRYLVTL from the coding sequence ATGACTTATCAATGTTTAGAATTTCAAAAAGACGAACTTTCTGGAAAAGTGATCCCTGTTTTAACGAAGAAAGATGTAAGCGCTACACAAGAAGAGGAGGTACAAATTAAGGTCCACTATTCTAGTGTCAATTATAAGGATGCCTTAGCCTCTGATCATGTAAAAAATGGTGTTATTGCCCACTATCCATTAGTTGGAGGAATTGATTTAAGTGGGGAAATTATTAACTCAAAAGATGAGCGTTTCAAAGTAGGGGATCGAGTCGTTGTTACCGGTTATGGTCTTGGGGTTTCCCATCCAGGTGGCTACAGTGAAATTGCACAAGTCCCTGCTGATTGGGTGACCAAACTACCAAGTAACTTAACAACTAAAGAAGCAATGATTTACGGTACAGCGGGAATTACTGCCGCGCTTTCTATTGAAGCTTTATTAAAAAATGGTTTAGCAGAAAATTTCGATGCCCGTCTTTTGGTAACGGGTGCTACTGGTGGCGTCGGAAGTTTAGCAATTTCTATCCTAAACCACATGGGCTATCGCAATATTAGTGCTCTGTCTCGTAAAAAAGGCACTGCCGATGATTACTTATTACGGATCGGTGCACATCACATTGTTACACTTGAAGAACTAACACCTGAAAAAGTCCGTCCTTTAATGAAACAACAATTCGATTTTATTTTAGATGCGGTAGGTGGTGAGCAACTCATCATTCTACTACCTCAACTGGCTTATGGCGGTTGTATCACACTATGCGGGAATGCAGCAGGAATTAAATTAAATACGACTGTCTTACCATTCATCCTACGTGGTATCTCCATGATTGGGATAGACTCTGTCAATATTACGCCTGAAAAACGTGAGCACATGTGGGAGATGCTGGCCAATAAGATGAAGCCCGATACATTAGAGACCTTTGTGAAAGATGAAGTATCATTGGAAAAACTACCAGCAACGTTTACACAATTATTGGATGGTACGATGGTTGGAAGATATTTAGTTACTTTATAA
- a CDS encoding helix-turn-helix domain-containing protein yields the protein MDIGQKIKNLRVQKGLTQEELGERTDLTKGYISQLERDLSSPSMETFFTLLEVLGSTPQAFFNEEQREQTVVYKEEDRTSFVDEEKKYQIEWLVPESNENDMEPIFLTLEEQGEYKEFDPSLSDTFAYVMEGEVCIEIGLRRYYARAGETIYYQATEKHQIKNNYQGTSRLLLVATESYL from the coding sequence ATAGATATTGGCCAGAAAATAAAAAATCTGCGTGTTCAGAAAGGTTTGACTCAAGAAGAGTTGGGTGAACGGACAGATTTAACAAAAGGTTATATTAGTCAATTAGAACGCGATTTAAGTTCACCTTCAATGGAAACGTTCTTTACATTGTTAGAAGTATTGGGCTCAACACCGCAAGCTTTTTTTAATGAAGAGCAACGTGAACAAACAGTCGTCTACAAGGAAGAAGATCGTACGTCGTTTGTTGATGAAGAAAAGAAATATCAAATTGAGTGGTTGGTGCCGGAATCAAATGAAAATGATATGGAGCCGATTTTTCTAACGTTGGAAGAGCAGGGTGAGTACAAAGAATTTGATCCGTCTCTTTCAGATACGTTTGCTTACGTAATGGAAGGCGAAGTATGTATTGAAATTGGTTTGCGTCGTTATTATGCACGTGCTGGCGAAACAATCTATTATCAAGCAACAGAAAAGCATCAAATAAAAAATAACTATCAAGGAACTAGTCGTTTACTATTGGTGGCGACAGAATCCTATTTATAA
- a CDS encoding ABC transporter ATP-binding protein, which translates to MSNNIITFRDVRKEYDGQVVLKDVSFDIEQGKFYTLLGPSGCGKTTILRLIAGFIEADKGDIRLEGKRVNDIPANKRKVNTVFQDYALFPHLNVFDNIAFGLNLKKMPKKDIEAKVTEVLKMVQLTGFENREISEMSGGQRQRVAIARALANEPEVLLLDEPLSALDLKLRTDMQYELRELQKRLGITFIFVTHDQEEALAMSDEIFVMNKGEIVQSGTPVDIYDEPINRYVADFIGESNIVEAIMKDDNLVEFVGKEFECADGGMRKNEPVEVVLRPEDIFITTVEKGKLKVKVDTQLFRGVHYEIVCYDEDGNEWVVHSTRKAIEGEEVGLYFEPEDIHVMRFGETEEEFDARLESYEEQEEA; encoded by the coding sequence GTGTCAAATAACATTATTACTTTTCGTGATGTCCGCAAAGAATACGACGGGCAAGTGGTATTAAAAGATGTGAGTTTCGATATTGAACAAGGAAAATTTTATACTTTATTAGGTCCTTCAGGTTGTGGTAAAACAACGATTTTACGTCTGATTGCCGGATTTATTGAGGCTGACAAAGGAGATATTCGTTTAGAAGGTAAGCGTGTCAATGATATTCCCGCTAACAAACGTAAAGTAAACACAGTTTTCCAAGATTATGCGTTATTTCCGCATTTAAATGTGTTTGATAACATTGCTTTTGGCTTAAACTTAAAGAAAATGCCGAAGAAAGATATTGAGGCGAAAGTAACTGAAGTTCTAAAAATGGTACAGTTAACCGGTTTTGAAAACCGTGAAATTAGCGAAATGTCAGGTGGACAACGTCAGCGTGTTGCTATCGCGCGTGCTTTAGCAAACGAACCAGAAGTATTGTTGCTTGATGAGCCATTATCAGCACTTGACTTGAAACTACGTACAGACATGCAATATGAATTACGTGAATTACAAAAACGTTTAGGGATTACGTTTATTTTCGTTACGCATGACCAAGAAGAAGCGTTGGCGATGAGCGATGAGATTTTTGTAATGAATAAAGGTGAAATCGTTCAAAGTGGCACGCCTGTTGATATTTACGATGAACCAATTAACCGTTACGTAGCTGACTTTATTGGTGAAAGTAATATTGTTGAAGCGATTATGAAAGATGATAACTTAGTAGAATTCGTTGGGAAAGAATTTGAGTGTGCCGATGGTGGGATGCGTAAGAACGAACCAGTTGAAGTGGTATTACGTCCGGAAGACATCTTCATTACAACGGTTGAAAAAGGTAAACTGAAAGTTAAAGTTGATACGCAATTATTCCGTGGCGTTCATTATGAAATTGTTTGTTACGATGAAGACGGTAATGAGTGGGTCGTTCATTCAACGCGTAAAGCGATTGAAGGCGAAGAAGTGGGCTTATACTTTGAACCAGAAGATATTCACGTAATGCGTTTTGGTGAAACTGAAGAAGAATTCGATGCTCGTTTAGAAAGCTACGAAGAGCAAGAGGAGGCGTAA
- a CDS encoding ABC transporter permease: MTKTKRIYSVPYVLWLLLFVIAPVLLIVYYSFLDGSGGFTLENYKNYFTSGTSLRMTLNSLIYAGIITLVVLLISYPTAYLLSKTKHKQLWLMLIILPTWINLLLKAYAFIGIFSINGSVNNFLSFLGLGRQQILFTDLSFILVAAYIEIPFMVIPIFNALEELNPSLISASRDLGANSWQTFRRVIFPLSMNGVRSGVQAVFIPSLSLFMLTRLIGGNRVITLGTAIEQHFMVTQNWGMGSTIGVVLIVAMLLIMTLTGEKKRKGVKVK; encoded by the coding sequence GTGACAAAAACAAAACGAATTTATTCGGTTCCCTATGTTCTATGGTTGTTATTATTTGTTATCGCACCGGTCTTGTTAATCGTCTATTATTCATTTTTAGATGGTAGTGGTGGTTTCACCTTAGAAAACTACAAAAACTATTTTACGTCTGGTACAAGTTTACGTATGACATTGAACTCACTAATTTATGCGGGGATTATCACGTTAGTTGTATTGTTAATTAGTTATCCAACGGCGTATTTATTAAGCAAAACCAAACATAAACAGCTATGGTTAATGTTAATTATTTTACCTACATGGATTAACTTATTATTAAAAGCCTATGCTTTTATCGGGATTTTTAGTATTAACGGAAGTGTGAATAACTTCTTATCATTCCTAGGGTTAGGTCGTCAGCAAATTCTTTTTACTGACTTGAGTTTTATTTTAGTGGCGGCATATATCGAAATTCCGTTCATGGTTATTCCCATTTTTAATGCGTTAGAAGAGTTAAACCCGTCGTTAATTAGTGCTAGTCGTGATTTAGGAGCAAATAGTTGGCAAACGTTCCGTCGTGTTATTTTTCCGTTATCAATGAACGGCGTGAGAAGTGGGGTACAAGCGGTCTTCATCCCATCACTAAGCTTGTTCATGTTAACGCGCTTAATTGGTGGTAATCGTGTTATTACTCTTGGTACAGCCATCGAACAACATTTCATGGTGACTCAAAACTGGGGAATGGGTTCAACGATTGGGGTCGTCTTGATTGTGGCAATGTTACTGATCATGACCTTAACTGGTGAGAAAAAACGTAAAGGAGTGAAAGTGAAGTAA
- a CDS encoding ABC transporter permease, protein MKKSFKWSNLYLVLVFVILYLPIIYLTFYSFNAGGDMNGFTGFTLEHYQALFEDKRLLLIVADTFLLAFLSALIATVIGTFGAMMIYYTKKVERRNLLLSLNNILMVSPDVIIGASFLIFFTLLGISLNFLSVLLSHIAFSIPIVVLMVLPKLKEMNPSLVDAAKDLGATNWQIIHKVILPFITPGIIAGYFMAFTYSLDDFAVTFFVTGNGFSTLAVEIYSRARQGISLEINALSTLLFLFSMLLVAGYYFISQENTTKKQRVNRKKQNEVADLL, encoded by the coding sequence ATGAAAAAATCATTTAAGTGGTCCAATTTATATTTAGTGTTAGTATTTGTGATTTTATATTTACCGATTATTTACTTAACGTTTTACTCGTTCAATGCCGGTGGCGATATGAATGGTTTCACAGGCTTTACGTTGGAACATTACCAAGCTCTATTTGAAGATAAACGTTTGTTACTGATTGTAGCAGATACCTTTTTACTAGCGTTCTTATCAGCGTTAATCGCAACGGTTATCGGAACATTTGGAGCAATGATGATTTACTATACGAAGAAAGTAGAACGCCGTAATTTATTATTAAGTTTAAATAACATTTTAATGGTGTCGCCTGATGTTATTATCGGGGCTAGTTTCTTAATCTTCTTTACATTACTAGGTATTAGTTTAAACTTCTTATCAGTGTTGCTATCACATATTGCGTTCAGTATTCCAATTGTGGTGCTAATGGTTTTACCAAAACTAAAAGAAATGAATCCATCGTTAGTTGATGCAGCAAAAGATTTAGGTGCAACTAACTGGCAAATTATTCATAAAGTTATTTTACCGTTCATTACACCAGGGATTATCGCGGGCTACTTTATGGCCTTTACGTATTCGTTAGATGATTTTGCCGTGACATTCTTTGTAACCGGAAATGGTTTTTCAACCTTAGCTGTTGAGATTTACTCACGTGCTCGTCAAGGGATTAGTTTAGAAATTAATGCCTTAAGTACGTTGTTATTCTTGTTCTCGATGTTATTAGTTGCAGGTTATTATTTCATCAGTCAAGAAAACACCACAAAAAAACAACGTGTGAATCGTAAGAAACAAAACGAGGTGGCAGACTTACTATGA
- a CDS encoding ABC transporter substrate-binding protein — MKKLKVLLIGILAIIVILFFTSRHMRTAQGHTSGNTLTIYNWGDYIDPELIGKFEDQTGYKVSYETFDSNEAMFTKIKQGGTSYDLTIPSEYMIQKMMKEDMLHKLDYSKIKGIEAIDPRFMDLDFDPDNQYSIPYFWGTLGIVYNDKQFSEDDIQHWDDLWKPELHDSLMLIDGAREVIGLALNSNGQSLNSTDKDELLAASKKLSTLTDNVKAIVADEIKMYMINEEASVAVTFSGEAAEMVDSNEHLHYVIPSEGSNLWFDNIVIPKTAKNIDGAYDFINFMLEPENAAQNAEYIGYATPNKEAMAIMPEEITSDEQFYPSDETVNNLEVYEDLGLEYLGIYNDLFLEFKMHRN, encoded by the coding sequence ATGAAAAAATTAAAAGTTTTATTAATCGGCATCCTTGCCATCATTGTGATTTTATTTTTCACTAGTCGTCATATGCGTACAGCGCAAGGACATACTAGTGGTAACACTTTAACGATTTATAACTGGGGTGATTACATTGACCCAGAGTTAATTGGGAAATTTGAAGACCAAACAGGTTACAAAGTAAGTTACGAAACCTTTGATTCCAATGAAGCGATGTTTACTAAAATCAAACAAGGTGGGACGTCTTACGATTTAACGATTCCAAGTGAGTACATGATCCAAAAGATGATGAAAGAGGATATGCTTCATAAATTGGATTACTCAAAAATTAAAGGAATTGAAGCGATTGATCCGCGTTTTATGGACTTAGACTTTGATCCAGATAATCAATATTCTATTCCTTACTTTTGGGGGACGCTAGGGATTGTTTATAATGACAAACAATTTTCAGAAGACGATATTCAACACTGGGATGATTTATGGAAACCAGAATTACATGACAGTTTGATGTTAATCGACGGAGCTCGTGAAGTGATAGGCTTAGCTTTAAACAGTAACGGTCAGTCATTAAATAGTACGGATAAAGACGAGCTGTTAGCGGCGTCTAAGAAGTTAAGCACATTAACTGATAACGTCAAGGCTATCGTCGCTGATGAAATTAAAATGTACATGATTAATGAAGAAGCAAGCGTTGCCGTAACCTTCTCTGGGGAAGCAGCTGAAATGGTTGATAGTAATGAACATTTACATTATGTCATTCCAAGTGAAGGGTCAAATTTATGGTTTGATAATATCGTCATTCCTAAAACAGCTAAAAATATTGACGGTGCCTATGATTTCATTAACTTCATGTTAGAACCGGAAAATGCCGCTCAAAATGCCGAGTACATCGGTTATGCAACACCTAACAAAGAAGCAATGGCCATCATGCCAGAAGAAATCACAAGTGATGAACAGTTTTATCCAAGCGATGAAACCGTTAATAACTTAGAAGTCTATGAAGATTTAGGCTTAGAATATTTAGGTATTTATAACGATCTGTTCCTAGAATTCAAAATGCATCGAAACTAG